The Planctomycetia bacterium genomic sequence GGCGATTGACGAGGCGCTCGCCGGGCGGGCCGCCGAATTCGCGGCGCAGGACGTCGAAGAAATGGAGCTGAGCTTTTCGCGCGGCTTCTCGCACGGTTGGTTCGATGGCAACGATCACAAGAAACTGGTTCCGGCGCTCAGCTCCGCCAAGCGCGGCGTGCCGCTGGGAATGATTCACGACATCCTGCGGCAGAGCGTCGTCGTGGAACTGCGCAGCTCCGTACGTCGCGGCGATGGCATCGTGTTCGACGCCGACCGCGCCACCGAGGATGAACAAGGCGGGCGCGTCTACGAAGTACTCCGCGCGGGAGTCTCGCTGACGGAGGCGGTGCGCGAGGGACTCGTCGAATTGACATTCGCGCATGGCGCGATCGATTTCGACGCCCTGTCCGTTGGCCAACCCATCTGGAAAACCGATGACCCGCAATTGACGACGCGGCTGCGGAAATCGTTCGAAGGCGGCACGCCGCGCCGCCGGTTGATGATCGATGTGGAAGCGACGGCCAAGGTGGGCGAACCGCTACGGGTGACGGCGCGCACGGAGCAAGGGCACACGGTCGAACTGGCCTCGCCCGACCCGCTAGCGGAGGCGCGCAAGCACCCGCTCACCAGCGCGGTGCTGGAAGAGCAGCTCGGCAGGCTGGGCGGGACGCAGTTCGAGCTGCGCAGCGTGCGCGCGGAAATTGACGGCGGCCCCATGCTCCCGCTGAGCGTGTTGGGCAAGCTGCGGCACGAAATGGTGGCGAAGCTCGATACGTGCGCGGCGCAACCACCCCAACGAATTCCCTGCACCGAAGCGGTATTGCCGGCGTTGCGAGCTGAGTGCGCGCAAAGGGCACAGAGCCAAGCGAGCGTGTCGCCGGACACGTTGCACGTACTTTGCCGCGGCATGTCGCAGGTGCGCGGCATGTTGGAATTAGGCGTTCGGCATTTGTATGCGGACTTCTCCGATATTCGCGAGTATCGCGATGCGGTACACGAGGGCCGGCAGGCCGGTGCGAAACTGTTTCTCGCCACGCCGCGGATTCAGAAACCGGGCGAGTTGGGCATCTTCACCGCGATGGCCCGGCACGAGGCCGATGGCATTCTGGTGCGCAACCTGGGTGGACTGGATTTCTTCCATTCGCGCGGCGTGCCGGTCGTCAGCGACTTTTCGTTGAACGCGACGAACGAACTCACCGTGGACTGGTTGCGCGAGCGCGGCGCGGGGCGCGTGACTGCGTCATACGATTTGAATCGCGATCAGTTGGTGGCGCTCGTCAACGCCGCGCCGGTCGAAGCGCTCGAAGCCGTGATTCACCAGCATATGCCGATGTTCCATATGGAGCATTGTGTATTCTGCTCCGTGCTCTCTCCGGGCACCAACAAGCACAATTGCGGCCGGCCCTGCGATACGCATCGCGTCGAACTGCGCGATCGCGTCGGCATGGAACATCCGCTCACGGCCGACGTTGGCTGCCGCAACACGTTGTTCAACGCCACGCCCCAAAGCGCTGCCGAAGTCGTGCCGGACTTGCGCACGCGCGGCGTGCGGCATTTCCGTATCGAATTACTTACCGACCAGCCGCTGGAGGAATGGCGGCAGTTGCTGCAACTCTACCAGGCGCTGCTGGAAGGCCGCGCCACAGGGCGCGACGTCTGGAGCCAACTTCGCGCGGCGAACCGCGTCGGCGTCACGCGCGGCACACTTGAGGAACGGCGGAATCCGTTGGCGATTATTTGAGAAGAAGGAGGTGGAGTAGGTGGAGTAGTAAGTA encodes the following:
- a CDS encoding DUF3656 domain-containing protein, yielding MPDSQSPPLARSRPELLAPAGDHDCLRAAIENGADAVYFGLDHGFNARARATNFQLDTIGDTMAQLHRRGVRGYVTMNTLVFSDELEEVERTARRLIEGGVDALLVQDVGLARLLKTLCPELPLHASTQMTMTCAEAIEAARSLGVERVVLARELSLEEIREIAAGTTMPLEVFVHGALCVAYSGQCLTSESLGGRSANRGQCAQACRLPYDLVCDGQDVDLDQQKYLLSPQDLAAYDLIPELIDIGVCSFKIEGRLKTPEYVANITRHYRKAIDEALAGRAAEFAAQDVEEMELSFSRGFSHGWFDGNDHKKLVPALSSAKRGVPLGMIHDILRQSVVVELRSSVRRGDGIVFDADRATEDEQGGRVYEVLRAGVSLTEAVREGLVELTFAHGAIDFDALSVGQPIWKTDDPQLTTRLRKSFEGGTPRRRLMIDVEATAKVGEPLRVTARTEQGHTVELASPDPLAEARKHPLTSAVLEEQLGRLGGTQFELRSVRAEIDGGPMLPLSVLGKLRHEMVAKLDTCAAQPPQRIPCTEAVLPALRAECAQRAQSQASVSPDTLHVLCRGMSQVRGMLELGVRHLYADFSDIREYRDAVHEGRQAGAKLFLATPRIQKPGELGIFTAMARHEADGILVRNLGGLDFFHSRGVPVVSDFSLNATNELTVDWLRERGAGRVTASYDLNRDQLVALVNAAPVEALEAVIHQHMPMFHMEHCVFCSVLSPGTNKHNCGRPCDTHRVELRDRVGMEHPLTADVGCRNTLFNATPQSAAEVVPDLRTRGVRHFRIELLTDQPLEEWRQLLQLYQALLEGRATGRDVWSQLRAANRVGVTRGTLEERRNPLAII